The following proteins come from a genomic window of Schistocerca cancellata isolate TAMUIC-IGC-003103 chromosome 10, iqSchCanc2.1, whole genome shotgun sequence:
- the LOC126106870 gene encoding probable 39S ribosomal protein L49, mitochondrial, whose protein sequence is MAALRVGIRSCTTLFTPNSCLWGHYGLYRDVSRLKTLPSLRMVLSRNSSYRSSSEEGPKELYTGFEISSSPEEWQWVERLLGPKVVPQPKLKADYPSGWKPPSDAALSLPYFVKRNKNYMLPVYLNIQFRGQRRITVVRNIQGDIWLMERELREHLESVVKKPVITMVHEVCCLIKIKGDVYLPVEQWLYQKGF, encoded by the exons ATGGCAGCCCTCAGAGTGGGTATTAGGAGCTGTACTACGCTATTTACGCCAAACTCTTGTTTGTGGGGTCATTACGGTCTTTATCGAGATGTCAGTCGCCTTAAAACGTTACCCTCCCTTCGCATg GTCTTATCTAGAAATTCTTCGTATAGATCTAGTTCCGAGGAAGGCCCCAAGGAATTGTATACGGGCTTTGAAATCTCCAGCTCACCCGAGGAATGGCAATGGGTAGAAAGACTTTTGGGGCCAAAAGTTGTACCGCAGCCAAAGCTGAAGGCAGATTATCCATCTGGCTGGAAACCACCTTCAG ATGCTGCTTTATCACTACCATATTTTGTGAAACGGAATAAGAACTACATGCTGCCAGTGTATCTGAATATTCAGTTCAGAGGACAGCGGCGTATAACTGTAGTTCGCAATATCCAAGGCGACATATGg CTGATGGAACGTGAATTGAGAGAGCATCTGGAATCTGTTGTAAAGAAACCTGTTATTACAATGGTCCATGAGGTCTGCTGCTTAATAAAAATCAAAGGAGATGTTTATTTACCTGTGGAGCAGTGGCTTTATCAAAAGGGCTTCTAG